In Maniola jurtina chromosome Z, ilManJurt1.1, whole genome shotgun sequence, the genomic window gggtacatcccggggaaggacataggctacttttagtcccggaaaatcaaagacttcctacaggatttaaaaaaatcgaaatctacgcgggcgaacccgcgggcatcctctagtaatttataaattacaaaatcccaaattgcccctgcagggaatcgaacccagaaccTTCCGCTtattaagaccacagcgttcacCATGACTGCACTAGGCAGGTCATCAAAAGGAGTGCTTATTAGCAACTGCTGTTAAAAAAGTTTCAGATAATGGACGACAGAACGGTTTTCCGCCGTCACGCCAGATTGCGTAGGAAGTGCAACGCACCACAACTCAAATTAATGTGTCTGCAGAGCTTTATCTGTCGCTTTACTATCTGTGAAATATTGGTATTTAAAGACGAAACAAAAAGTTTAGTAGTTATAGTATAACGGTGTTCGCACAAACAATTGAACAGATTAAGTAACTATAATGTAACTTTACAGAAGCAGAGTTTTAGTGCTCGTCCGAATAGTAACCAAAATAGTTTTGTAATATGTCGAGACCCTTGCCTAGTGGCGCGCGCATAAGAGCCATCGGAAAGTTGTTAAAGGTTCTTCATAAATGACTGATGGCAGGCTGAAATATCTGGTATGCTATCCAAAGATAACCTACCATGGACCAGTAAAACTGCTAGCaagtttattttgttattatcaAGCAGGGCAGAAAGACCACTATACCAACTTACGCTTCTTTCAAACACCTCCTATAATTGCCTATGGACTCTCGTGCTATGCATATGCTACACTGTAGTTCCAAGGCTCTGTGACGTAAGACGTGAAAGTCGAAGTCTTGAGCATACGCGGTCAGGTCCATCTAGTCGACGACCGACTTTGTGGCTTTCAAGTGAGTACTATTACGTCTTCATTTTGTACGTGCGGTTTGTTGTGTCTCTTTACTGCAGGTACatgtttattttgtaattttttaaatttaatataccCACTTCATAGATAAAGGtagttaaacaaaataaaatagtctCTAACgaacggttaacaaaaaatcaCTATTAAATGTTTTCTTTATTGGAAACATAGTTTTGGGCTTTCAGATTAAAGTTTACTATTACACAGGCTCGCGCCTTATTAAGGGTTAAACggataagtatttatttattgctattGAAATAGTAGATTAATTTGACCAAtaactattaatataattttccaAGCTACGGGGCCCTCGGAACCCTAGTATTGCATAATATAAACCAAAAGCAAGAATTATTTTATAGTTGTAAGTTCTTGTAGCAATTATGAATTTATaactatgtgtgtgtgtgtgtgtgtgtgtgtgtgtgtgtgtgtgtgtgtgtgtattagGTCATAGAACAGTAAGCCCACCCGTGTGATGAAAGCGTCAGTcctatacctacataagtacTTGCATTGATAAACTAGGTAACTACTTATTATTTTCAGAATGATACGCACGTTCTACTTCCTTCTTGGCGTTCTGGGTGTTGTTATATCAGCACCCGTGGACGACCCAGTTCGCATTGACTTACCAGTCTACGAACCGCAGTCCGGTTCCACTACGACAAGAACTGAAGCCCCGGAACCAGAAAATTATCCTGGATCTCAAAATAGTTACCAAAAGAGCGACGAAAAACCTGTCACAATTGTTCTAGGCAGCAAAACTAATTCAAATCCACTGGTAACTATATCTTTATCGAGTACATAATTCAAGTTATAACTATATAACTAGGTGTTAAGGGAGCTCAGCTCTTATCATATTCCaattaactattatttattttataaaaattaatagataAGTCTTCATTTTGAGTGTGAACAGCTGAATTTACAAGAAAACTCTATGTGGTTGGAGGGGGGCAGGAATAACTGTGCATAACCGTCAGCAACTTTTGTTTCCCGCGTAGAATGACTAAAGAGGTCTCTAGTCTAtgctcatattttttttttttctttaaatctggctttactccgattagccaatgtcaagtttgtgatattttcaagttattgaatttatacaagtatggactccgtctgcgccggcgcccactgacacacgcgcggcgccccttcagagcgcttcccagtcagttccaccaccaaaaacaccaactaacacaaaaaccagccactcttaacaaaaaaaacactccaaacaagcacagcacgcgcgccagcaaacgccatcacagacgaagtcccctcATATTATTCTACATCTCTATCAAAGAGTATGTATGATCTCTATGTGATTATATACTCTTTGCCTAAATATCTCTTTGCCGATTCTATGCCTCTATGCCTGAAACCAACAGCTGTGTATACcctaatataatcctactctatggctGTGTATTCCAGTATTCATGACATCAATTTCATGTTGACATAACATGGAGTTTTGGTTTTGTTGCATGTTTAACAAAGacatttaaatgtttaaaactTACGCACATTGTCATTAATCTTACTCAGATTGGCTCCGTAAACTACGGCAGTGGCCTCTTCTCACCATCGGTGACACATCTCGACGGAGCTCTATTAGAAACAGAGGGACTTGGCAGCAAGATCCTATCGGTCAAAGAAAATGTACAAAATGTGGTTGCTGGAGtttttcaagtaggtaattaaatgaTCAGCGACTTCTAGTATCTAAATTACTTGTGGTTGCTTTAACTTGTTGGAGTTACCAAAGTGTTTACGTACCTATATCCTTTTTGCAGTACGGTTACTGACACAAGCGCTGGAGCTGATGATTAAGGCTCCAGAGCAAGGATTCTCCTCATAATGCATGCTATCTCAAATTAGAATTGCTCGCCATCTTCTGTATCAAGCAGCCAAGCACATGCTTCTTGAGATTTTTATCAAAACCTTTTGCAATTAAATATGTAAGAATATGATGGAAGGTTGAATAAATTTTTTGGCTACCAGATACAAACCTCTGTCAAAATAATCCAGGTCTCAACTCCTCAACCTGATACTGCAATTACACTTCCAAagcatgaaaaataataatcagcTGATTGTGAATGGATATTTGACTACCAGTAAATTTAATCTTTGTCACCATACACCAGCTTCCAAGTTTTCAATCTGATGCCGCAGTGATACTGTGCACCTTAACCATGAGGTCTAGGATCTGCCGATTGTGAATAGATATTGTGTTTACCGGGTATAAACTTAGTCACTATATTCCAAACTAGCAGATGCTttagattttggtgtacatagacagaaaaacacaactccctttttgaaagtcagttaaaaaagtagcctatgttacaccctggtcaatcctctacttgtctgtgaaaatcccgtcaaaatcggttcaaccattccgaagattagccttttcaaacagacagacagacaaaaattttaaaaacatatgaTTCAGTgctggtatcgttcaaataaccatatgagcttaatatgaggtaattatttcgaaattacagacagactctccaattttatttattagtatagattccagCTCTTCATCCTATATTTATGCTGCAGTTGTACTGCCTACACGGCTATCAAATAAGAGTACGTTCTGAGATAGATGTTTTACAGGGATCGCTATAGTTTGTGtgggattttttaattttcatgtctATTCTTGTCAATCATATTtcatactagctgtgcccgcgacttcgttcgcgtggaatagtgacttttcgggcagcgtgattctttaaattgacataacttttttatttatgaaccgattgacatgaaataaacactaaatgttaagtgaagcttactacaatatattagtgaaaaccgtatctaaatcgaataagccgtttctgatattagcgtgcacaaacacacagacaaaccgacaaaaaaaattaattacaatttcgggttcagcatcgatataataacaacccctgctactttttttttatatatttccattgtacagacaccacttttctacaattttattatatgtattttattataagcttattttattataatcctgtAATTTTAAGCTTAAAATGACTAAATGTAATACGCATGGCTACGCGGAGTCATTCACTATAAAAGCAGCCTCGCTGTGGAATGCACTTCCGGTCGAAATAAGACGCTCCAAATCACTGGCAATCTTTAAAAATCGTGTCAAGAAACACTATCTATCACTATAAATCTTTAGTTTCTGTCATAGTATATTAGGTACACTacgctatttatttaactatgtattatttatttaattatattacacagatttaatgttttatatatatttatatatatatatatatatatatatatatatatatatatatatatatatttattgtatagtatgtacctattagagtgtatgtttatgtatacctaacTGTATATATAGCTGCACGACGACTCCTCGTCTTATAGTTCTGTAGGTTCgaacatacgggttacctggaagagatcactttagtgataaggtcgccctttgcattcctaaaattgtatcatttattattatctttgtatttcttgtgcaataaagctgtttaaataaaataaataaataaattatatgtatagatgtcgTTATCAACGAatttcatacttaatatttttgattcCCAGTAGTATTTTGTAACTTAGGCGATTacatacttagatatttttcttACTTTTCCAGCCGCAGCCAATAGTCGACACAATTAAAGAAGAGGAAAAGTACGGAAATAGTGGAGAGAAGTTCGAAAGTACAGGGAGAGCTCTGGTCAATGGCGCAGAAGGAATTTCTAACTTTGTGAATTCAATTCTCGAAGTAAGTCTGTATTTCTTTAACAATGTCAACCTCACCTGAGAGTACAACGGATTGTAAGTCAGGAAGAAGAGATCCTTTTTACTAAATCCtgaatacaatttaaaaaatcctaatCTTATTCCCAAAATGCCTCCACAGCAGCCATCACCTGTCTTTCTAATTTTTGATCGAATGGAATCTTTGACTAATGATAGTAAGAATGGAATCATGGTAAAAATCCAACTAATTTTTCTTTAGGTACCtagattttaattaacttataAAGTTGCAAACTTGTAAAATTAAGTTGACAATCTTTAGTTGTTTGTAAAAACAAATGCTTATGCTTGCTAATATTTTCTTCCAAAACTGGATTTTGATGAGTTTTtgcattacatattattatctatccccTGTCTCACTAAGCTAAttgaatattgttttattttttatttattcacaggTCCCTGGCAAAATATTCAGATCCATAACTCGAGCAGCAAGCGAAAAACTTAACAATTTGGGCAGTAAACTTGTaggattataattttaaaaattgttatctactttttatatgaaagtttattaatgtgtacctaattattactagtaagtttaattaaataaaagtgttGAAGTAAAGTAAGATGCTTTTCCTGTTTCCTAATCTGATATAAATTCGAAAATTGTATTCTATTGAACATCATCAGACAAGAcgaatcccaccaaaaacatttcatgtaaaaaggttgccaaaactcacaagttcataatgctttcactgttataaagttatgagatctctagtagagccaagcccctagctgagcttagattggcgctgcccatgggacctatcccaagtccaaagtatatagcttttaaatgctcttgagtatatcacatttataacaataaataacaaataactctacttacaagctctgattttacaaaccctaaatcttggttaaaaaaggacggcttggccatTTAATGTTACTGATTACTAATTCTCAATTTTTTCTAGTACAAACTGATCATGACACTTTAAACTGTGCACTTGAAAATAGGCAACTAATCAGATAAAAATCAGATATTTGGTTTACAACATCACATGAAACGATTTGGGAAAAATAAGAATCTCATTTTATAGTGAGTCACTGAGAATTAAGCTCGGCTGAAACACTAGTTAGTATGAAGTATTGGGAATTTATATTTGTTAATCACCTGCGATTTGGTCGGATGGGTTATCGACGTACGACACCGAAGGTGAAAGACTTCGTCCTTGCTAGTTGCCACTCTACCGGCAATGACAGCCGCCAAGTTATTTGGCGTTATAGTACGTCGATATCACATAGTAGTTAGGGgaatgagtttaataaaaactggcataccTACTTCCAAGTTAACTTTCCATCatgcttctatcttagactgcatcttcacttatcaccaggtaaGATCGTAGTCAAGGAATATCAAGGAATATCTAGTAAccaaggtaaataaaaaaaaaaccattttttaaatagatattataggttttatttgaatatatatatatatatatatatatatatatatattcaatatatatatatatatatatatatatatatatatatatatatttaacacAATACCGAATGAATGTCATAAAAAGAATTTAAGCGCGCTGCGCGATATAATCAAAGAGACTAATCATAAAAAATTGATTAATCGATATTCTTAGGATAGATTGAATTGCATTCAGTGATGagaaaatatgacaatttaataaagaaaaaatgtgAAATCTGTAAGTGCAAAGAATAATTTGGTATGCAACTAAAAATGCCAAGTTCATTCGTCAGTTAGTTTCTAACTAGTTTTCGAGTAATTGTATTAATACATATAGTAAGTAAGTCTATACAGATATGTCAGAAATATGTTTAATCATGTCGTTGAATACATATTATGTCAAATTGATTAATCAATTCTATCTAATTCTAGAAAACAATTTTGCAGCAGAACATCGACTTCTTATGTTTTATGATGAGCAACTCAAATGCCAAACTCAATCGTCAGTTACTTTTCGGGTAATTGTAGTAACGTATAGAACCAATCATTACATTACAAAGTAGAAAtcattacatttaaaaattatgtccTTAGTAAATATCACATCACAAATCAACAGTATAATTAGGctatgtaataaattattgctagtacgcgacaggct contains:
- the LOC123880670 gene encoding uncharacterized protein LOC123880670, whose amino-acid sequence is MIRTFYFLLGVLGVVISAPVDDPVRIDLPVYEPQSGSTTTRTEAPEPENYPGSQNSYQKSDEKPVTIVLGSKTNSNPLIGSVNYGSGLFSPSVTHLDGALLETEGLGSKILSVKENVQNVVAGVFQPQPIVDTIKEEEKYGNSGEKFESTGRALVNGAEGISNFVNSILEVPGKIFRSITRAASEKLNNLGSKLVGL